ATACAAGAATTAGCAGGAGCGTCGCAACTCCTCGTATCCGTACTGCGTACAGGCCAGCATGCCGTTGGCCGCTTTTTTTGATGGCCATCGGGCTGGCCGATTGCGTCGGAAAGCTGGCCTGCCGGTTCGCCTGTATGGCCATAGCCGAACAGCTGCTGCCTTTGCTTGTGCAGCATGGTGCCGATGGGGCTGCACTCCTCCAACTGCTTGCTGCTATCCCTGCCCGATAGCTTAGTCCTTATCCGTGCCCTCCTTTTATCAACCGCCGATAGGTGTTTTACGGATTCGAGCATCGGATGACCTTCAACGACACGCTTTACCAGGGTAGCCTGCTGTGCCTTTTCTGAGCTTTTGCTGTCGCGCTGCCTCTTTTGTTGCTGAATAACCTCCATTCGAAAGCCGTTTCGGGCTGTAATGCTGGCAGAATACTGCCTGTAACCCGTAGAACGGCAACGGATGGTTGCAGAACTGCGCATAAATGTGGCAGAACCATACCTAAAATATGCAGAACTCTACTAAATATTATCAGAACCGCATGGAGAAGTTGCAGAACTCGCTCAAAAACTGGCAGAACTACGCATGGAATCTTGCATTTTAAACCATGGTTTCATGCTTTAAGTACCTTTTTACGAGATGCTAACGGTTAGCAATAAAAAAACTTACCTCTTTTGGTGTTTTTGTAAGGGCAAAAAGAATCAAATGTATAATCGCTACTTATTGCTGCTACTCTAAGGCATACAAGCTGCCGCTATATGGCTTGCCTGTACAAAAGAAATATCGGCGAAACCTCCAAACATTTATGCCATCATCCACTAGCAAATGTTTTAGAAGCTTCGCCGATATTCTATTACTTATTTCCTAAGCTACGCCAGCTCAGCGTTAGGGAACAACCACAAAGTTCGAATGTATTGACTCCACATTCTCGCTGTTTACCGCCGTTACGTAGTAGATCTTCCCCGACTCCACCTTTGCGGTTAGCTCGGTTCCAATTTGCCTTGTCTTTGCGAGGTACGAGTTGGGCTTATCCCCATTTTTTTCGAGGGCGTATACCGCATACTTGTCGGCTCCCGAAGCGGCCTTCCAGCTAATAGCCGAACCTGCCAGGGTTACCACTGGGGCTTTTGCTACTGGGGCAACACGGGTACCCATAACCGGAGGGAGTGCCTTGCTCTCGTACTTAGCCTTCAGGAAGGCCGATAGTTCCGCATTCTTAACGCTCTGCATTCGGTAAAAGAAGCAGCCAAAGATGTTCGAGCTCTTCTGTACCTCATCCAGCTGCCGTCCAATTTCATCTACGCTGCCATACGCAGGGTAGCTTGGATCTTTGTACTTGTATGCCCCAACGCCAAGTATAATTGGGATGCCCTTTGCGTTGCTATTCCAGAAGGCGGCTTGTTTCCCAAAGTCGGCCGTTTTATGGCCAAACTCCCAGTACACCTGTGGCGCAAGGTAGTCTAGCCACTTATTTTCGAGCCACACAAATGGGTCGGCATACAAGTCGACGCTGTTCTCACGGCGTCCCGATGGCGATATCCCAAACAGCACCTCTGGTTTGGTGCTTTTTATGGCAGCGTAAACCTCCTTTACCATGGTATTTACGTTTTGTTCGCGCCAGGCGGTAATCGATAGCCCATTGCCATACTTTGCAAAAGCATCTCTATCGTCAAATACGAAGGGATCAGAAGCCTTTGCACCTGATGGATAAAAGTAGTCGTCAAACTGAATGGCGTCCACCTTGTAGCGAGTGATAATATCCTTCACCACGGCAACTAAGTGCGCTCTTACCTCTGGAATGCCGGGGTTAAAGTAACGCACCTTATTGAAGGTAACAACC
This window of the uncultured Acetobacteroides sp. genome carries:
- a CDS encoding family 10 glycosylhydrolase — encoded protein: MIKVNLKWGIYALLLGFVAASCSKEDSSSSETDGGFDVTKNEIIVPKREIRAAWIATAYSLDWPSTTSNADAQKKELQNLLTTSQSLNFNAVIFQVRPMADAMYASTLEPWSNMLTGTQGTDPGYDPLAYAVDEAHKMGLQFHAWLNPYRIGSTSLTLAANHVAVKNPSWVVTFNKVRYFNPGIPEVRAHLVAVVKDIITRYKVDAIQFDDYFYPSGAKASDPFVFDDRDAFAKYGNGLSITAWREQNVNTMVKEVYAAIKSTKPEVLFGISPSGRRENSVDLYADPFVWLENKWLDYLAPQVYWEFGHKTADFGKQAAFWNSNAKGIPIILGVGAYKYKDPSYPAYGSVDEIGRQLDEVQKSSNIFGCFFYRMQSVKNAELSAFLKAKYESKALPPVMGTRVAPVAKAPVVTLAGSAISWKAASGADKYAVYALEKNGDKPNSYLAKTRQIGTELTAKVESGKIYYVTAVNSENVESIHSNFVVVP